The following nucleotide sequence is from Candidatus Cloacimonadota bacterium.
ATAATATTCTTTATTCGCAAAATCCCTAAAATCTTTCGTTAGTTGTAAAAAATAAAATCAGGAGCTGTCTTTGGATGGCTCCTTTTTCATTTATGTTATAGCATTTTTTATTCTCTCCAAAGCTTCTTCCAGCAAACTTCTGGGACAGCCGATATTCAGCCGCATGAAACCTTCTCCACCTGCACCGAAAACTTTTCCATCATTCAAACCGACTTTTGCTTTATTAATAAATAAACCGACCAAATCATTTTGTGATAAATTCAATTTTCGGCAATCCAGCCACATCAAATACGTTCCTTCCATTTCAATTGCGGATATTTTCGGTATGTTTTCTTCAAGATATGATTTTACATAGTGATAGTTATTTTCAATATATTTTAAAAGCTGTTCCAGCCACTCTTCACCGTCTTTATAAGCTGCTATGAATGCTTCGATACCAAAAACATTGATGAGATGAAGTCCGAGTTTTTCTAAAAGTTTTTGGAATTTATATCTGATATGTTTATTTGGAATTACAATTGTTGAAGTAGACAATCCTGCTACATTAAAAGTTTTACTGGGAGCGTACATGGAGATAATATTATCGGCAATTTTCTTGTTCATACTTGCCGTAGGAATGTGTTTGTATTGGCTTAATATCAGATCAGAATGAATCTCATCAGAAATTAAAAGGACATTATTATCCAAGCATAAAGTTGCCACTTTTTCTAATTCAGATTTTGTCCAAACTCTTCCTACAGGATTATGCGGACTGCAGAAAAGCATCATTTTTACATCAGCTTTCAGTTTGTTTTCCAGGTCTTTAAAATCAATTTCATATCTGTTCCCAACCAGTTTCAGTTGTGAGTTAACTACTTCACGATCATTCTTTTTGATAGATTCAAAGAAAGGGAAATAGACTGGAGTTTGCACCAGAATTTTATCGTCAGGTTTGGTAAAGGCCTGAATAGCAAAATTGATCGCAGGAACGATGCCGGTTGTATTGATGATCCATTCTTTCTCGATTTTCCAATTGAAACGTTTATCTAACCAATCAATAAATACTTGAAAATATTCTTCCGGCTCGAAAGAATAACCATAAACGCCATGTTTTGCTCTTTCAACCAACTTATCAACAACCGGTTCAGGAGCTGCGAAATCGGTATCGGCAACCCAGAGCGGAATGATATCATCAGTTCCAAACATTTCTTTAGTAAAATCCCATTTATAACAATTTGTATTTTTTCTATCTATCATTTTATCGAAATCGTATTTCATATTCTAATTCCTTTTTCATTATTATTTCTCCTTTGGCCTGTCACGGCGTAGTGGGGCGTAGACGGAAAGGGGAGATAATTTGCTTTTCCTGCATGAATTCCAATGCAAATCAGAGAGGGGTTTAATTTTGATTCAAACATACCGAAGATACCGAAAGCATTCGGGAACATTCGGAAGCTCTTCATCATTTAAAATCCTTTTGAAAAAGACAAATCAAGAACCATAATTCCCAAATCCGAGAAATAATCCAGATCGCCAAAAATGTCTTCCAATCCTTTAACTATGGCATTTATGTGATCTTTGGTGATCTTGACAAGAATGATCTTGCTGGCAGGGTTTTTGTCGCCGGTAAAATTGAAAAATCCCATAAAAAGCGGAACCTTGGAAAGTAGATTTTCCATTTGCTGTGTGTCGATAATTGTGGATTGTTCCACACCGTATTCGATGAAAACTTCGGTAATATCCTGAATAATATTTTCATCTTTCACGATCAGGATCATCAGCTTTTCCTGACCTTTTTGTGAAATTCCGCCAACACCGTTATCAGCATTTCGCAGGAATTCTTCGTATAAGTTTATTTTCGTATTTGTCTGCAGCAGATCATTAATTACACCAGGTTCTTTTAAAATATGAGAGCAGGACGCTAAAAGTTTAAGATGCCTGTTCCGATCGCCTTTGGGGCCAATAATTGTAACAAAAATCTTCGATTTTTTTTTATCCAGAGAATCAAAATAGATGCCCTTTTTGCAGATAGCCAGACTGATAACAAAATTCTCGATGCCTTCCAGCTGACAATGCGGCATGGCAATACCTTTACTGAAACCGGTGCTGCCCATTTCTTCTCTTTCTTTAAGCGCTTTATAAATAATTGTATCATCAATTGCGGTTAATTCACTACTTCTGCGTAGAAGTTTTGCGATTTGCTTTAGTGTATCATCTTTATCTTTGGCCTGCAAATCAACAGTACAGGATTCCAGTTTTATAATTTCCGATAAGCTCATGTTATCTCCTTTTCAGGTTTTTTAGAATTGCCAGTTTGGAAAGTGGGGGGCCCAAAATTTCATTGAAGAACACCGACATCAAAACAATATTTATCATTTTACCGATCTGCAGTTGTACAGCATCCGAAGCATTTATAACTGCCGGTGAAGCCTGCACAAAAAGTACCAGACCTATGGCAACTCCAGCTTGTGGGAGCATACTTAAACCAAGGTAATTTCTGATATTTTTTTCCAATTTCACACTCCAGCAGGAAAAGAAAACTCCAAAAAATTTCCCCAATCCACGCAGAAAAATGAACAAAAATCCTGCTAAAAGTACGCTGGAATCTGCAAATACATCAAGCCTGAGTTCTGCTCCTGCTATGGCAAAGAAAACAGCGTATAAAGGTGGAGTAAATGGTTCAAAAGAGAATAAAATGCGAACGTGTTTTTTATTCATATTTACCAGGAACATCCCGAGTGTCATATTTGAAATAAGGGGTGAGAGATGTAAACTGATCGAGATGGAAGTTGTCAGGAATATAAAACCTAATGCCAGGATTTTCACTTCGCTCATATTGCGTTTTCTCACTGTGGAAAGGTGGATTGCAATTCCTCCCAGCACTCCTACAACCAATGAATAAAAAATTTCTTTGAATGCGTGGATCAAAGCATGAGATAAAACAAGCTCAGTTCCTCCGATTAGTGAAGCAGAGATGGCAAATGCTATTGAAAAAAGGATTACAGTTCCGGCGTCATCCAGGGCAACGATCCCATAAAGATAGTCTACGAACTTACCTTTTGCTTTCAGTTTTTCTACGATTACAACAGTAGCAGCAGGTGCTGTAGCTGCTGAAATAGCTCCTAATAAAAATGAGATGAAGTTAGGCAAGCCAATCAGAAGCAATCCAAAAGAAACCAATACAAAAGTGAGAAACATCTGAGCCAGAGTTATGATTACAATCTTTTTGCCGTATAATTTCAATTTGAAAAAGGAAAATTCTCCACCGATGATAACTGCAATAAAGGAAAGTGTGACTTCCGATAAAATATAAAGCATTTGCATATTTTCATGCCGGATCAGCTTCATTCCAGAATCTCCAATAATAACTCCTGCTAAGATGTAACCTGTTATAGCAGGAAGTTTTATCTTCTCGGAAAGTTGTCCGAACAAAAAACC
It contains:
- a CDS encoding cation:proton antiporter, which codes for MLKILQIIEYYFAHHVIFSTGLMLLIGFLFGQLSEKIKLPAITGYILAGVIIGDSGMKLIRHENMQMLYILSEVTLSFIAVIIGGEFSFFKLKLYGKKIVIITLAQMFLTFVLVSFGLLLIGLPNFISFLLGAISAATAPAATVVIVEKLKAKGKFVDYLYGIVALDDAGTVILFSIAFAISASLIGGTELVLSHALIHAFKEIFYSLVVGVLGGIAIHLSTVRKRNMSEVKILALGFIFLTTSISISLHLSPLISNMTLGMFLVNMNKKHVRILFSFEPFTPPLYAVFFAIAGAELRLDVFADSSVLLAGFLFIFLRGLGKFFGVFFSCWSVKLEKNIRNYLGLSMLPQAGVAIGLVLFVQASPAVINASDAVQLQIGKMINIVLMSVFFNEILGPPLSKLAILKNLKRR
- a CDS encoding PTS sugar transporter subunit IIA, whose amino-acid sequence is MSLSEIIKLESCTVDLQAKDKDDTLKQIAKLLRRSSELTAIDDTIIYKALKEREEMGSTGFSKGIAMPHCQLEGIENFVISLAICKKGIYFDSLDKKKSKIFVTIIGPKGDRNRHLKLLASCSHILKEPGVINDLLQTNTKINLYEEFLRNADNGVGGISQKGQEKLMILIVKDENIIQDITEVFIEYGVEQSTIIDTQQMENLLSKVPLFMGFFNFTGDKNPASKIILVKITKDHINAIVKGLEDIFGDLDYFSDLGIMVLDLSFSKGF
- a CDS encoding PatB family C-S lyase, giving the protein MKYDFDKMIDRKNTNCYKWDFTKEMFGTDDIIPLWVADTDFAAPEPVVDKLVERAKHGVYGYSFEPEEYFQVFIDWLDKRFNWKIEKEWIINTTGIVPAINFAIQAFTKPDDKILVQTPVYFPFFESIKKNDREVVNSQLKLVGNRYEIDFKDLENKLKADVKMMLFCSPHNPVGRVWTKSELEKVATLCLDNNVLLISDEIHSDLILSQYKHIPTASMNKKIADNIISMYAPSKTFNVAGLSTSTIVIPNKHIRYKFQKLLEKLGLHLINVFGIEAFIAAYKDGEEWLEQLLKYIENNYHYVKSYLEENIPKISAIEMEGTYLMWLDCRKLNLSQNDLVGLFINKAKVGLNDGKVFGAGGEGFMRLNIGCPRSLLEEALERIKNAIT